A segment of the Bacteroides acidifaciens genome:
GTTGGAAGTTCCGGGAGCTTACATCAAACCGTAGACAAACTATGAGCAAAAAAAATATTATCACGATATTTCTATCGGCAATATGTACCTTGCCACTTTGGGGCGGACAACAGTATTACGCTTTTCTGAAAGGTGACACGCTACGTATGGGCAATAACTATATGGAACGCGCCATGCTGTGGAATAACGGTGCGCCTGTTACCATCAGCCTTACTGACAAGCAACACGGAAAAACCATTTCGGCACAGGGCAAACAACCCGATTTCTCGATTGTGAAAGGTATCCCTACGGATGCCACATTCACCGTGAACGAGATACCGACGAACGGCATCCACGCCAGTTATCTGCAGGCTACCGTGGCTTGCACTATCGGTTCGCTGAATATAGAGCGTCGCTATCGCATTTATGCAGACTGTCCCGCCATTGCTTGCGACACCTATCTGAAAGGGCAAGTGGAACTTTATCAGAATAAGGAGGACAACCGCTCTAACGCCGACCGCAAAAATATAGAGCACACGGCCGATATGGCTACGGGGGTGAAAACTCCCACGCTCGACAGGCTGCAACTATCCGGCAATCATTGGAGTGCCCGCACAATAGAGTTTTTCGATTACACCGATTGGAATGACAATCTGGTGACCGGGCGTACCTGGCTTCCTTACCGTCGCAATACGTATCGTGGTAATTTGCTTTTTGCTCATGACGTAGCTACGCGTCAAGGCTTCTTTTTCTTAAAAGAGGCTCCCAGCAGCAGTACCCAATTACATTATCCGGGTTCTGACTTCGTGGCGGACTTTAGTGATTTTATGGTAGTGGGGCTGGGCATTGCGTCTCATGATGTAAAGCCAGATAGCTGGACCCGCGTTTATGGATGTGTTACCGGCATCTATACCGGCGGTGAGCAAGAAGCGCTTACTGCCCTGCGCCTCTATCAGAAACAACTGCGCCACCACACCGCCGCACAGGATGAGATGATTATGCTCAATACCTGGGGCGACCGTAGTCAGGATGCCAAAATAGATGAGGCTTTCTGCCTGGCAGAACTGGACCGTGCCGCACGCATGGGCATCACCCTCTTTCAACTGGACGATGGCTGGCAGAGCGGAAAAAGCCCTAACTCGAAGACTGCCGGAGGTAGTTTTAAGGATATTTGGAAAAATGCCGATTATTGGACACCCAACCCCACGAAATTCCCTCATGGACTGAAACCTATTGTAGAGAAAGGCAAGAAATTGGGTATTCGCATCGGATTATGGTTCAATCCCAGCATACAGAATGATTTTGCCGATTGGCAAAAAGATGCGCAGGCCATTATCGGACTTTATAAGAAGTACGGCATCTGCTGTTTCAAGATAGACGGCTTGCAGATACCTACCAAGACAGCCGAACAAAACTTGCGCCAACTGTTTGATACCGTGTTGGAGCAAACCAACTATGAAGTGATTTTCAACCTCGATGCCACTGCCGGTCGTCGCGGAGGATATCACTATATGAACGAGTACGGTAACATCTTCCTGGAAAACCGCTATACCGATTGGGGCAACTATTACCCTTATCGCACCTTGCGCAACCTCTGGATGCTGTCCCGCTATGTACCGGCAGAGAAGATGCAGATAGAGTTCCTTAATAAATGGCGCAATGCCGATAAGTATGACGCTGCCGACCCTTTTGCCCCCGCCCGTTACAGTTTCGATTACCTCTTTGCCATCACCTTGGCGGCACAGCCGTTGGCTTGGATGGAAGCTTCGAACCTGCCCGAAGAGGCTTATATTACGGCATCTCTGCTCAAGAAGTACCAACCCTTGCAACTCCGGTTTCATCAAGGCGTCATACTGCCCGTTGGCGAAGAACCTTCGGGACGCTCGTGGACCGGATTCCAATCGACCGTCTCCGGCACGCAAGGCTATCTTGTGGTTTATCGCGAAGATAATGAGCAAGCCAGGGGGAGTATTGACACTTGGCTTCCAAAGGGTAAGAAAGTTACTTTTACCCCTGTAATGGGAAGTGGTAAGAAGTTTGCCGCAAAAGTCGGCGCACAGGGTAGAGTAAGTTTCGAGCTGAATGACAAGAACTCTTTCGCACTCTATCAATACGAAGTAAAACCATAAAAAGGCGGTTGTCTGCTTTTTATGCTAATGATGAATAAAATGTTAACTTTTGATTTACAGGGTGTTATGATTTGTGGAGAGAAGCATTAATACCTCTGCTGTTGGGTGTTAATAGTTGAGTTGTCAGGTATTAACAGTTGAGCGGACAGGTATTAATAGTTGAGACAATGGGTATTAATAGCTGATAAATGAAATCTTAATAGCTGATAAATGGAATATTAATATAGCAATGACAAATGAAATAAAATAGGGAACTATGATAAAAAGTGTACGTTTTCTTCTTCTCCTGATAGCATTTGTCTCCATGCAGATAGTTGCATGGGGACAGCCACAGGAAAGACTGGTTCAAGTGCAGGTCACTCCCGACCACACTAATTGGCTGTATAAACCGGGAGAAAAAGTGAAATTCAAAGTGGCGGTATTGAAATGCAATATCCCGCAGGATAATCTGGAAGTGCGCTATGAGATTTCGGAAGACATGATGAAACCTCATCAGACAGGCAAACAGCCTTTGAAGAACGAAAAGCTTGAAATTAACGCAGGGACTATGAAAAAAGAAGGGTTCCTGCGTTGCCGTGCTTTTGTCACTTGCCAAGGACGTGAGTATGAAGGCGTGGCTACCGTCGGCTTTTCTCCTGAGAAATTGCAACCGACCACTCCGTTGCCCGCCGACTTTCTGGAGTTTTGGAAAAGCACCAAAGAAGCCGCAGAAAAGTGGGCGCTTGAACCGATAATGACTTTACTGCCGGAAAGGTGTACGGATAAGGTGAACGTATATCATGTCTCTTTCGCGAACAATGACTATGCGTCCCGTATGTACGGCATCCTTTGTGTCCCGAAGGCTTCCGGGAAATATCCAGCGATTCTGAAAGTGCCAGGCGCAGGCATCCGTGCCTATAACGGAGAAGCCGAACGTGCCGGAAAGGGTTTCATCATATTGGAAATCGGTATTCACGGCATTCCGGTCAATTTGGTGGGGGATGTCTATCACCGCCTTTATAACGGAGCTTTGAAGAACTACCACTCGTTCAATATGGACAATCGGGACAAGTACTATTACAAGCGGGTCTATACAGGCTGCGTGAGAGCCATTGATTTCATTTACACACTTCCTGAGTTCAATGGCAATCTGGCGACCTTTGGAGGAAGCCAGGGCGGTGCGCTTTCTATTGTAATTGCCGGACTGGACACTCGTGTCAAAGGATTGGTTTCTTTCTATCCAGCCTTGTGTGATATGGCGGGTTATGCCCACGGTCGTGCAGGCGGTTGGCCGCATATGTTGAAGGATGAGAAGAACCGGATACCGGAAAAGATGAAAACCATTCAGTATTTTGATGTAGTCAACTTTGCCCGTCAGGTTAAAGTGCCGGGATTCTATACTTTTGGTTATAATGATATGGTTTGTCCGCCTACTACTACTTACTCCACTTACAACGTGATTAATGCTCCGAAAGAACTGTTTGTAGCTGAGACGACCGCCCATTATGCCTATGCCGAACAGTGGAGTGCAGCTTGGAACTGGGTAATGAATTTCCTGAAAAATGAATCGAAAAACGAATAATATACTAATACCATAAACTAATAGATAAATGAAAACAGGTAAGAAATTAAACCTATGTTTATTGTTGCTGATTGCTTTTGCTGGAAGCGTTGCGGCACAAGAGCTGATAACGAATGTATATGGCCGTGACATCCATTCGCTGAATGGTAAATGGAATGCCATCATCGACCTGTACGACCAGGGACAACGGATGAAAATCTATGAGAACCGACAACCGGAAGGAAATATTGATTTCTACGAATACGCGTTTGAAGGCGGGTTGCGTCTTAACGTTCCGGGAGATTGGAACTCCCAGTCGCCCGAACTGAAATATTACGAAGGCACTGTATGGTATGCCCGTCACTTTGATGCCAAACGCTTGGCAGACAAACGCCAGTTCCTTTATTTCGGCGCTGTCAGCTATCGTAGCAAAGTCTACCTGAACGGAAAAGAGATAGCAGAGCACGAAGGCGGTTTCACCCCTTTCCAAGTGGAAGTGACAGACCTGTTGAAAGACGGCGACAACTTCCTGGCGGTAGAAGTAAACAACCGCCGCACTAAAGACGCCATTCCCGCTCTGGCATTCGACTGGTGGAACTATGGCGGCATCACAAGAGATGTGCTGTTGGTGAAAACTCCCCGGACATTTATAGAAGATTATTTCGTCCAATTGGATAAAAATGCTCCCGACCGGATAATTGCCCGTGTGCGTCTTTCTGATAAAAAAGCAGGTGAGAAAGTAACAGTTGCCATCCCTGAACTCAAAATCAATGCGGAGCTTACCACCGACGCAGAAGGAAAGGCGGAAACTGTATTGAACGCGAAGAAGCTGCAACGCTGGTCGCCGGAAGAGCCGAAACTCTATGGCGTGACTGTATCTTCAAATACCGACCGCGTGGAAGAACAAATCGGCTTCCGCAATATCACCGTGAAAGGAACAGATATCTACCTGAACGGGAAGCCGACATTTATGTGCTGTATCTCTTTCCACGAAGAAATCCCGCAACGTATGGGGCGTGCCTTCTCGGAAGCCGATGCAGCCATGTTGCTGAATGAAGCGAAAGCGCTTGGCGTGAACATGATTCGCCTGGCACATTATCCGCAGAATGAATACACAGTA
Coding sequences within it:
- a CDS encoding alpha-galactosidase, encoding MSKKNIITIFLSAICTLPLWGGQQYYAFLKGDTLRMGNNYMERAMLWNNGAPVTISLTDKQHGKTISAQGKQPDFSIVKGIPTDATFTVNEIPTNGIHASYLQATVACTIGSLNIERRYRIYADCPAIACDTYLKGQVELYQNKEDNRSNADRKNIEHTADMATGVKTPTLDRLQLSGNHWSARTIEFFDYTDWNDNLVTGRTWLPYRRNTYRGNLLFAHDVATRQGFFFLKEAPSSSTQLHYPGSDFVADFSDFMVVGLGIASHDVKPDSWTRVYGCVTGIYTGGEQEALTALRLYQKQLRHHTAAQDEMIMLNTWGDRSQDAKIDEAFCLAELDRAARMGITLFQLDDGWQSGKSPNSKTAGGSFKDIWKNADYWTPNPTKFPHGLKPIVEKGKKLGIRIGLWFNPSIQNDFADWQKDAQAIIGLYKKYGICCFKIDGLQIPTKTAEQNLRQLFDTVLEQTNYEVIFNLDATAGRRGGYHYMNEYGNIFLENRYTDWGNYYPYRTLRNLWMLSRYVPAEKMQIEFLNKWRNADKYDAADPFAPARYSFDYLFAITLAAQPLAWMEASNLPEEAYITASLLKKYQPLQLRFHQGVILPVGEEPSGRSWTGFQSTVSGTQGYLVVYREDNEQARGSIDTWLPKGKKVTFTPVMGSGKKFAAKVGAQGRVSFELNDKNSFALYQYEVKP
- a CDS encoding glycoside hydrolase family 2 protein, which translates into the protein MKTGKKLNLCLLLLIAFAGSVAAQELITNVYGRDIHSLNGKWNAIIDLYDQGQRMKIYENRQPEGNIDFYEYAFEGGLRLNVPGDWNSQSPELKYYEGTVWYARHFDAKRLADKRQFLYFGAVSYRSKVYLNGKEIAEHEGGFTPFQVEVTDLLKDGDNFLAVEVNNRRTKDAIPALAFDWWNYGGITRDVLLVKTPRTFIEDYFVQLDKNAPDRIIARVRLSDKKAGEKVTVAIPELKINAELTTDAEGKAETVLNAKKLQRWSPEEPKLYGVTVSSNTDRVEEQIGFRNITVKGTDIYLNGKPTFMCCISFHEEIPQRMGRAFSEADAAMLLNEAKALGVNMIRLAHYPQNEYTVRLAEKMGFLLWQEIPIWQGIDFTDNDTRQKAQRMLAEMIKRDQNRCAVGYWGVANETQPSKERNEFLTSLLETGKQLDTTRLYVAAFDLVRFNSEKQRFVMEDDFTSQLDVVAINKYMGWYHPWPVEPKDAIWEVVTDKPLIISEFGGEALYGQSGDENVVSSWSEEYQARLYRDNIRMFDNIPNLRGVSPWILFDFRSPFRFHPTNQDGWNRKGLISDQGMRKKAWYLMRDYFAKKRNNN
- a CDS encoding acetylxylan esterase, whose product is MIKSVRFLLLLIAFVSMQIVAWGQPQERLVQVQVTPDHTNWLYKPGEKVKFKVAVLKCNIPQDNLEVRYEISEDMMKPHQTGKQPLKNEKLEINAGTMKKEGFLRCRAFVTCQGREYEGVATVGFSPEKLQPTTPLPADFLEFWKSTKEAAEKWALEPIMTLLPERCTDKVNVYHVSFANNDYASRMYGILCVPKASGKYPAILKVPGAGIRAYNGEAERAGKGFIILEIGIHGIPVNLVGDVYHRLYNGALKNYHSFNMDNRDKYYYKRVYTGCVRAIDFIYTLPEFNGNLATFGGSQGGALSIVIAGLDTRVKGLVSFYPALCDMAGYAHGRAGGWPHMLKDEKNRIPEKMKTIQYFDVVNFARQVKVPGFYTFGYNDMVCPPTTTYSTYNVINAPKELFVAETTAHYAYAEQWSAAWNWVMNFLKNESKNE